One Fontisphaera persica DNA window includes the following coding sequences:
- a CDS encoding AAA family ATPase: MSTQPASAAWGAATRTATSDSPRARPGTHTETVRQLVQSVSQAFLGKEEVVSRAVLTLIAGGHVLIEDVPGVGKTLLAKALARSLAAEFKRIQFTADLLPSDITGVTVFAPERHEFTFRRGPVFTNILLGDEINRATPRTQSSLLEAMEEGHVTVDGVLYPLQTPFFVIATQNPIELEGTYPLPFAQMDRFMARLSIGYLERAAEVRMLREQQTFEPLERVTPVLDCYGLTVIQAAVREVRVEESLAGYIVDIVNATRQHEALEHGASPRGSLDMQAYSQALALLAGRNYVLPDDVKEAARVVLPHRLIVRKGTRAVPLGAPAVVERILEAVPVPV; encoded by the coding sequence TTGAGCACACAACCTGCATCCGCGGCATGGGGGGCGGCCACGCGCACCGCCACCAGTGATTCCCCGCGCGCCCGACCTGGGACGCACACTGAAACGGTCCGCCAACTGGTCCAGAGTGTCAGCCAGGCTTTTTTGGGGAAGGAGGAGGTGGTGAGCCGCGCCGTGCTGACCTTGATTGCCGGTGGGCATGTGTTGATTGAGGATGTGCCGGGCGTGGGCAAAACGCTGCTGGCCAAAGCGCTGGCCCGCTCGCTGGCTGCTGAGTTCAAGCGCATCCAGTTCACGGCGGATTTGCTGCCTTCGGACATTACCGGGGTGACCGTATTTGCGCCGGAGCGGCACGAGTTCACGTTTCGGCGCGGGCCGGTATTCACCAACATTCTGCTGGGCGACGAAATCAACCGGGCCACGCCGCGCACACAAAGCAGCCTGTTGGAGGCGATGGAGGAGGGGCATGTGACGGTGGACGGGGTGCTTTACCCGCTGCAGACTCCCTTCTTTGTTATCGCCACGCAAAATCCCATTGAACTGGAGGGCACTTATCCGCTGCCGTTTGCGCAGATGGACCGCTTCATGGCGCGGCTGAGCATTGGTTACCTGGAGCGTGCCGCCGAGGTGCGCATGTTGCGGGAACAGCAAACCTTTGAGCCGCTGGAGCGCGTGACGCCCGTGTTGGATTGTTATGGGCTGACGGTCATTCAAGCGGCGGTGCGCGAGGTGCGGGTGGAGGAATCCCTGGCGGGTTACATCGTGGACATCGTCAATGCCACCCGCCAGCACGAGGCTTTGGAACACGGGGCCAGTCCGCGCGGCAGCCTGGACATGCAGGCGTACAGCCAGGCCCTTGCCCTGCTGGCGGGGCGCAATTATGTGTTGCCCGATGATGTGAAGGAGGCGGCGCGGGTGGTGCTGCCCCACCGGTTGATTGTGCGCAAAGGCACCCGGGCCGTGCCGCTGGGCGCTCCGGCGGTGGTGGAGCGGATTCTGGAGGCTGTGCCCGTCCCGGTCTAG
- a CDS encoding DUF58 domain-containing protein, with protein MRLTSTGALMGLAALAFALAAMTSQSGLLVLLSGLVLGCLAVNALRAWQTLRHLQLVAPPVSHAEEKRVPTEPWVVHHTGRYPVSLIQAVHPAGMLFEVASLAAGEKRHVVPQFSLARRGVYHWKEVQLQTAHPFGLVRARRRLSLAGELVVFPALYPAESPVAAGYDAMVGGKHRGSRRIASGTHFAGVRPLQAGDAFKQIHWPSSAKGLGLMVKTYEEELAGRIAVLVDPGHSGSREAADACVRAAGSLLFAALDEGHHAEWIALGTEQVELVPPFSDGHELLDALARLPLTPGGLTPLHLQEAAAKISPRSALVLVVTTVNEAVVHAVNEWVERRRVVTVCVPAPARQWPPLPGALVWEYGEDCLTPAA; from the coding sequence ATGCGGTTGACTTCCACAGGTGCGCTCATGGGGTTGGCCGCGCTGGCCTTTGCGCTGGCGGCCATGACCTCGCAGTCCGGGCTGCTGGTGTTGTTGTCCGGGCTGGTGCTGGGGTGCCTGGCGGTCAACGCGCTGCGCGCGTGGCAGACTTTGCGGCACTTGCAGTTGGTGGCGCCGCCGGTCAGTCACGCGGAGGAAAAACGGGTGCCCACCGAGCCGTGGGTGGTCCACCACACCGGCCGGTACCCGGTTTCCTTGATTCAGGCGGTTCATCCCGCAGGCATGTTGTTTGAGGTGGCCTCGCTGGCAGCGGGTGAGAAACGGCATGTCGTCCCCCAATTTTCCCTGGCGCGCCGCGGGGTCTATCATTGGAAAGAGGTCCAACTGCAAACGGCGCATCCCTTCGGCCTGGTCCGTGCCCGCCGGCGTTTGTCCCTTGCCGGTGAATTGGTGGTTTTCCCCGCGCTTTATCCGGCGGAGTCTCCGGTGGCGGCCGGCTACGATGCCATGGTGGGCGGCAAGCATCGCGGATCACGCCGCATTGCCAGCGGGACGCATTTTGCCGGCGTGCGTCCCCTGCAGGCCGGCGATGCCTTCAAGCAAATTCACTGGCCTTCCAGCGCCAAAGGGCTGGGGCTGATGGTCAAGACGTATGAGGAAGAACTGGCGGGCCGCATTGCGGTGTTGGTGGACCCCGGCCATTCCGGCAGCCGGGAGGCGGCCGATGCCTGCGTGCGCGCGGCGGGTTCGCTGTTGTTTGCGGCCCTGGACGAGGGGCATCATGCCGAATGGATTGCATTGGGCACGGAGCAGGTGGAATTGGTGCCGCCTTTTTCCGATGGGCATGAGCTGCTGGACGCCCTGGCGCGTTTGCCGTTGACCCCTGGCGGATTGACGCCGCTTCATTTGCAGGAGGCTGCCGCCAAAATCTCGCCGCGCAGCGCGCTGGTGCTGGTGGTTACCACGGTCAATGAGGCCGTCGTGCACGCTGTGAACGAGTGGGTGGAGCGGCGCCGGGTGGTGACCGTGTGCGTGCCAGCCCCCGCCCGGCAATGGCCGCCCCTGCCCGGCGCTTTGGTGTGGGAGTATGGCGAAGATTGTCTGACCCCGGCCGCATGA
- a CDS encoding transglutaminase TgpA family protein, which yields MKSARNQLVLLGLLCMGLTWNDWVMPGLYALLWGFCLRAGRRPIHLGPAGEALLLVGGAFVGHTVARWLGYSAHFAIGHGLAFLQLGRLLRPLNRREQWFSLLIALFHLAVACTFLFDYRFLAVVAAAVWCVPRALAELAAEGGLAPSYSRPPARLLGRDAVLIALVMVGLFLLFPRGWMSGGMRWRIGRAGDETTLLDTVMDPASRAGGGGQRILFQIRGEQLGYLRCYTLAHFDGQRWRISTEDYRWRLIEAGGPEDLPASALERQLRIKNPAFLGRVLPVDGHVLRLQGTFFHRAYETRQGMVETDVVFTRQNNFCTYWIRRPAPWRALRPADRTALLWHPPPSPRLREWLDAVLAGETNAYQQARLLEKHLETHYTYDLGAPELNRLNALEDFLFQQRRGHCERFAAALAQLLRVQGIPSRVVIGYLPRTRNPLSGWYDIRLRDAHAWTEAWFPERGWERFDATPASTLPPPSAWSDWLEALDFAWYAHVVNFDRASQNALVDTLAQAWQTAYATVQTWLRRSGGWLWGGVALAVGSLLCLRFWQRRSWRGWRRAAAQDAECARALAGHYYGRMLRLLARRGLRRQPHQTPLEFLETLAGARLPDYAEAVRITQTFCLTHYGGQPMMPETQRELDDALKRMEATQYAAKM from the coding sequence ATGAAATCCGCGCGCAACCAGCTCGTATTGCTTGGGCTGCTCTGCATGGGCCTGACGTGGAACGATTGGGTCATGCCCGGTTTGTATGCGCTGCTTTGGGGCTTCTGTCTCCGGGCGGGGCGGCGTCCTATTCACCTCGGGCCGGCGGGGGAGGCGCTGTTGCTGGTGGGCGGGGCTTTTGTGGGGCACACGGTGGCGCGCTGGCTGGGATATAGCGCCCATTTTGCCATTGGGCATGGCCTCGCTTTTCTTCAGCTTGGACGGCTGCTGCGCCCGCTCAATCGGCGGGAGCAATGGTTTTCGCTGTTAATTGCGCTGTTTCACCTGGCGGTGGCGTGCACCTTTCTTTTCGATTACCGTTTCCTGGCCGTGGTGGCGGCGGCCGTGTGGTGTGTGCCGCGGGCCCTGGCGGAGCTGGCGGCGGAGGGGGGCCTGGCTCCGTCTTATTCCCGCCCGCCGGCGCGTCTGCTGGGCCGTGATGCCGTGCTGATTGCGCTGGTGATGGTGGGGTTGTTTCTCCTTTTTCCCCGTGGATGGATGAGTGGCGGGATGCGCTGGCGGATTGGCCGCGCGGGCGATGAGACCACCTTGTTGGACACCGTGATGGACCCTGCGAGCCGGGCGGGCGGCGGCGGACAGCGGATATTATTTCAAATCCGGGGCGAGCAATTGGGATATTTGCGCTGTTACACCCTGGCACATTTTGACGGCCAGCGCTGGCGGATTTCCACGGAGGATTATCGCTGGCGGTTGATTGAGGCCGGCGGACCCGAGGACCTGCCAGCCAGTGCGCTCGAGCGCCAGTTGCGCATTAAAAATCCGGCATTTCTGGGGCGCGTGCTGCCGGTGGACGGCCATGTGCTCCGCCTGCAGGGCACGTTTTTCCACCGGGCTTACGAGACGCGGCAGGGCATGGTGGAAACGGATGTGGTCTTTACTCGACAAAACAATTTTTGCACGTACTGGATACGGCGGCCGGCGCCGTGGCGGGCGTTGCGTCCGGCGGACAGGACCGCCTTGCTGTGGCATCCGCCGCCTTCGCCCCGCCTGCGCGAGTGGCTGGATGCCGTGCTGGCGGGCGAGACGAATGCGTACCAACAGGCGCGGTTGTTGGAGAAACACCTGGAGACCCATTACACCTATGATTTGGGCGCGCCGGAGTTAAATCGCTTGAATGCGTTGGAGGATTTTTTATTTCAACAGCGGCGCGGGCATTGTGAGCGGTTTGCCGCGGCCCTGGCCCAGTTGCTGCGGGTCCAGGGCATCCCCAGCCGGGTGGTGATTGGATACCTGCCGCGCACACGGAATCCTCTTTCCGGCTGGTATGACATCCGCCTGCGCGACGCGCATGCCTGGACGGAGGCCTGGTTTCCCGAGCGCGGTTGGGAGCGTTTTGATGCCACCCCAGCGTCCACACTGCCGCCACCCTCGGCATGGAGCGACTGGCTCGAAGCGCTGGACTTTGCTTGGTATGCCCATGTGGTGAATTTTGACCGGGCCAGCCAGAATGCCCTGGTGGACACCCTGGCGCAGGCCTGGCAAACGGCCTACGCGACTGTGCAGACGTGGCTTCGCCGCAGTGGCGGCTGGCTCTGGGGTGGGGTGGCGCTGGCGGTGGGAAGCCTGTTGTGCCTGCGCTTCTGGCAGCGCCGGAGCTGGCGGGGCTGGCGGCGGGCGGCGGCCCAAGACGCTGAATGCGCCCGTGCCCTGGCGGGCCATTACTACGGGCGCATGTTGCGGTTGCTGGCCCGGCGGGGACTGCGCCGGCAGCCGCATCAAACTCCTCTGGAATTTCTGGAGACCCTGGCGGGCGCCCGGTTGCCGGATTATGCCGAGGCGGTCCGCATCACCCAAACTTTTTGCCTGACCCATTACGGTGGCCAGCCTATGATGCCCGAAACTCAGCGGGAATTGGACGATGCGCTCAAGCGCATGGAGGCCACACAATATGCGGCAAAAATGTGA
- a CDS encoding PmoA family protein translates to MRQKCEGERAPARAALRKLVLGWSLALWMQPAAGQVALPSAKPVPALQALPLPLEQISFEFQGRELTRYYYAQHVPRPFLYPVNGPAGRSLTRMGHPRDPQSHKHHNSVWVSHQNVNGANFWEDVATNQIVHLAVERLEDGAETAYAVVRNEWRSGGLPLLSERRRITVQLLGRGEWLLVLDLRFEPVKNPVTLGQTAFGFVGVRMAKTLGVRDGGGLMRNSAGGVNEAGCFRKPARWVDYSGAVTDTAREGITLMDHPSNFSHPTPFHVRDDGWMGAAATFGGERVITSETPLELRYGLYIHAGIPEAAEIDKVYERFVKMPRPDWREKGR, encoded by the coding sequence ATGCGGCAAAAATGTGAAGGCGAGCGAGCACCCGCAAGGGCTGCGCTCAGGAAGCTGGTCTTGGGATGGAGTTTGGCGCTGTGGATGCAGCCGGCGGCGGGGCAGGTGGCGCTGCCGTCGGCCAAACCGGTGCCTGCCTTGCAGGCGCTGCCGCTGCCGTTGGAGCAAATCAGTTTTGAATTTCAAGGCCGCGAGCTGACCCGCTACTATTACGCCCAGCATGTGCCACGCCCCTTTCTGTATCCCGTCAACGGTCCTGCGGGCCGCTCGCTGACGCGCATGGGGCATCCGCGGGACCCGCAATCGCACAAGCATCACAACTCGGTCTGGGTGTCGCATCAAAATGTGAATGGCGCGAATTTTTGGGAAGATGTCGCCACCAATCAGATTGTGCACCTGGCCGTGGAACGCCTGGAGGACGGCGCCGAAACGGCGTATGCCGTCGTAAGGAATGAATGGCGCTCCGGCGGCCTGCCGCTGCTTAGCGAGCGCCGCCGGATTACCGTGCAACTTCTGGGCCGTGGTGAATGGTTGTTGGTGTTGGACCTGCGCTTCGAGCCGGTCAAAAATCCCGTCACCCTGGGGCAGACAGCCTTCGGCTTTGTAGGCGTGCGCATGGCCAAAACCCTGGGCGTGCGCGATGGCGGCGGCCTGATGCGTAATTCCGCCGGCGGGGTAAATGAAGCCGGGTGTTTTCGTAAACCGGCGCGGTGGGTGGATTATTCCGGCGCCGTCACGGACACGGCCCGGGAGGGAATCACCTTGATGGACCATCCGTCCAACTTCAGCCATCCCACGCCTTTTCATGTGCGCGATGACGGCTGGATGGGCGCCGCAGCCACCTTCGGCGGAGAGCGGGTGATTACCTCTGAAACCCCGCTGGAGCTGCGATACGGTCTGTATATCCACGCGGGCATCCCCGAGGCGGCGGAGATTGACAAAGTGTACGAGAGGTTTGTGAAAATGCCACGGCCGGATTGGCGCGAAAAGGGACGTTGA
- a CDS encoding ABC transporter permease, with amino-acid sequence MKAMVWFPIERRELLVFSRRPATYSRRLLVPVAVLCVVFLIFRSEGARLDQHEQGMYIFHTTAWITFFYALLSGFVLTSDCLSKEKREHTLGLLFLTDLRSFDIVLGKLVSHSIVALSGLVATLPLLMLPVLMGGITFRQVWQMAATLLCTMLLSLAAGLFASSLFRNGRVATGLALFLLVFLCLGGLLLQGIATNPYDPPQPHSCCSRPASC; translated from the coding sequence ATGAAGGCGATGGTCTGGTTTCCCATCGAACGCCGTGAACTGCTGGTGTTCAGCCGGCGGCCAGCCACTTATTCTCGGCGCTTGCTGGTCCCCGTGGCGGTGCTCTGCGTAGTCTTTCTTATTTTTAGAAGTGAGGGGGCGAGGTTGGATCAGCACGAACAGGGCATGTACATCTTTCACACCACGGCCTGGATCACCTTCTTTTACGCCCTGCTCAGCGGCTTTGTCCTAACCTCCGACTGCCTGAGCAAGGAAAAACGGGAGCATACGCTGGGGTTGTTGTTCTTAACTGATCTGCGCAGTTTCGACATTGTGCTGGGCAAACTCGTCTCCCATTCCATCGTGGCCTTGAGCGGTTTGGTGGCCACCCTCCCGCTCCTGATGCTGCCAGTCTTAATGGGCGGCATCACCTTTCGACAAGTGTGGCAAATGGCCGCCACCTTGTTGTGCACCATGCTGCTGTCTTTGGCCGCAGGTCTCTTTGCTTCGTCTCTCTTCCGCAATGGCCGTGTAGCCACCGGTCTGGCCTTGTTCCTGCTTGTATTTCTTTGCCTTGGCGGACTCTTATTGCAGGGCATCGCTACCAATCCATACGATCCCCCACAGCCGCACTCTTGCTGCTCCAGGCCGGCGAGTTGTTAA
- the lpxA gene encoding acyl-ACP--UDP-N-acetylglucosamine O-acyltransferase, producing the protein MIHPTAIIHPKAKIGADCHIGPYCIIGEHVELGDGCYLHSHVVLDGRITLGRNNEIFPFASLGLKTQDLKWKGGATYTRIGDHNTFREYVTVHSATGDGETTVIGSHNHILAYCHIAHNVTLGNHIIMSNVATLAGHVTVEDHAVIGGLAAVHQFCRIGRMAIIGGCSKVVQDIPPYMLADGNPAVARTINKVGMERNGVSEEAQSALKKAYKILCREGLTVSNALEKIEKELPPLPEIAHLVAFVRASERGIARP; encoded by the coding sequence ATGATTCATCCCACCGCCATTATTCATCCCAAAGCCAAAATTGGCGCTGACTGCCACATTGGACCTTATTGCATCATCGGCGAACACGTGGAACTGGGCGACGGTTGCTACCTGCACAGCCACGTGGTGCTGGATGGCCGGATTACCCTGGGACGCAACAACGAAATCTTTCCCTTCGCCTCGCTGGGATTAAAAACCCAAGACCTCAAATGGAAGGGCGGCGCCACCTACACCCGCATCGGCGACCACAACACCTTCCGCGAGTACGTCACCGTCCATAGCGCCACCGGCGACGGCGAGACCACCGTCATCGGCTCTCACAATCACATTCTCGCCTACTGCCACATTGCCCACAACGTCACTTTGGGCAATCACATCATCATGAGCAACGTGGCCACGCTGGCCGGACACGTAACCGTCGAGGACCATGCCGTCATCGGCGGCCTGGCTGCGGTGCACCAGTTCTGTCGCATCGGCCGCATGGCCATCATTGGCGGCTGCTCGAAGGTGGTGCAGGACATCCCGCCCTACATGCTGGCCGACGGCAACCCCGCCGTGGCGCGCACCATCAACAAGGTGGGCATGGAGCGCAACGGCGTATCCGAGGAAGCCCAAAGCGCCCTCAAAAAGGCCTACAAGATTTTGTGCCGGGAAGGATTGACGGTCTCCAATGCGCTGGAGAAAATTGAAAAAGAGTTGCCGCCTTTGCCGGAAATAGCGCATTTGGTGGCGTTTGTGCGTGCCAGCGAAAGGGGCATCGCGCGGCCTTGA
- the lpxC gene encoding UDP-3-O-acyl-N-acetylglucosamine deacetylase, with the protein MAQQQTLKKSASFSGIGLHSGNRVNMTFLPAPGNTGIRFRRVDLEGRPEIEARLEQVSDTLRSTTLAKGNAKVHTVEHVLAAFAGCGVDNAIVELDANEPPIADGSAREYVRMIHEAGLAPQPEQRDPYRLAAPIELQLGDTFMAAFPHDTFKITCTSADKHGRFTQYYSVEITPETWEKELAHARTFCFFEEIELLFKNGLIKGGSLENAVIIRDDAVLTNEPLRYTNEFVRHKMLDIVGDLALLGRPLLAHIVAVKPSHAANNELGKAILAQMRKPLQAVQTFTPPPPEAEKEKPAPAARKEKEAPAEKAGPSPDLVKDGATLDVMQVMQILPHRHPFLMVDKVIKIEGNRVVGVKNVSIGEFYFEGHFPGHPIMPGVLQLEAMAQVAGILMMRQAENIGKLAYFMSAENVKWRKPVRPGDVLTIDVEVLKMRGKIGKAKGTCLVDGDVVSEAEVTFMLVDNK; encoded by the coding sequence ATGGCGCAACAACAAACGCTAAAAAAATCCGCGTCGTTCTCCGGCATCGGCCTCCACAGCGGCAACCGGGTGAACATGACCTTTTTGCCCGCTCCCGGCAACACCGGCATTCGCTTCCGGCGGGTGGATTTGGAAGGCCGGCCGGAAATTGAGGCCCGCCTCGAGCAGGTGAGCGATACCCTGCGCTCCACCACCCTTGCCAAGGGCAATGCCAAGGTGCACACGGTGGAGCATGTGCTGGCCGCCTTTGCCGGCTGCGGCGTGGACAATGCCATTGTAGAACTGGACGCCAACGAGCCGCCGATTGCCGATGGCAGCGCGCGCGAGTACGTGCGGATGATTCATGAGGCCGGCCTCGCGCCCCAACCCGAGCAGCGCGATCCTTACCGCCTGGCAGCGCCCATCGAGTTGCAACTGGGGGACACCTTCATGGCGGCCTTTCCCCACGACACCTTCAAAATCACCTGCACCAGCGCCGATAAACACGGGCGCTTCACCCAGTATTACAGCGTGGAAATCACCCCGGAAACCTGGGAAAAGGAACTGGCCCACGCCCGCACCTTTTGTTTCTTCGAGGAAATTGAGCTGCTGTTCAAAAACGGATTAATCAAGGGCGGCAGCCTCGAAAATGCGGTCATCATCCGGGACGACGCCGTGCTGACCAATGAGCCGCTGCGCTACACTAACGAATTTGTGCGGCACAAAATGCTGGATATTGTGGGTGACCTGGCCCTGCTGGGCCGCCCCTTGCTGGCGCACATCGTCGCCGTCAAGCCCAGCCACGCCGCCAATAACGAGCTGGGCAAGGCCATCCTGGCCCAGATGCGCAAGCCCTTGCAGGCCGTGCAGACGTTCACCCCCCCGCCGCCCGAGGCGGAAAAGGAAAAACCCGCCCCCGCCGCGCGCAAGGAAAAGGAGGCGCCGGCAGAAAAGGCCGGGCCTTCCCCCGATTTGGTCAAGGATGGCGCCACCCTGGATGTGATGCAGGTGATGCAAATCCTCCCGCACCGGCACCCGTTTTTGATGGTGGACAAGGTCATCAAAATCGAAGGCAACCGCGTCGTGGGCGTGAAAAATGTGAGCATCGGCGAGTTCTATTTTGAAGGCCATTTCCCCGGGCACCCCATCATGCCGGGCGTGTTGCAACTGGAGGCCATGGCCCAGGTGGCCGGCATCCTGATGATGCGCCAGGCCGAAAACATCGGCAAACTCGCCTATTTCATGTCCGCCGAGAATGTCAAATGGCGCAAACCAGTGCGCCCCGGCGATGTCCTCACCATTGACGTGGAAGTGCTGAAAATGCGCGGCAAAATCGGCAAGGCCAAAGGCACCTGCCTGGTGGACGGCGACGTCGTGAGCGAGGCCGAAGTCACCTTCATGTTGGTGGACAACAAATAA
- a CDS encoding anthranilate synthase component II, giving the protein MMLVIDNYDSFTFNLVQYLGEMKVPMRIVRNDQITLDEVAELKPERILISPGPCSPREAGLSNDIIRTFGPKIPLFGVCLGHQCIGHTFGARVIVNYRMMHGKVSPIHHNGRDLFEGMPNPFRATRYHSLVIERSSLPDCLEITAESDEGEIMGVRHKEYPIWGVQFHPESILTEEGRRLVGNFLKLG; this is encoded by the coding sequence ATGATGCTGGTCATAGACAATTACGATTCGTTCACGTTCAACCTGGTGCAATACCTGGGGGAAATGAAGGTGCCGATGCGCATTGTGCGCAATGACCAGATTACCCTGGACGAGGTCGCAGAATTAAAGCCCGAGCGCATCCTGATTTCCCCCGGCCCCTGCTCGCCGCGGGAGGCCGGCCTGTCCAACGACATCATCCGCACGTTTGGGCCGAAAATACCGTTGTTTGGAGTGTGCCTGGGGCACCAGTGCATTGGCCACACCTTTGGGGCGCGGGTTATTGTGAATTACCGGATGATGCACGGCAAGGTGTCACCCATTCATCACAATGGGCGCGATTTATTTGAGGGCATGCCCAATCCCTTCCGCGCCACGCGCTACCATTCACTGGTGATTGAGCGGTCCTCGCTGCCGGATTGTCTGGAAATCACGGCGGAGTCGGACGAGGGCGAAATTATGGGGGTGCGGCATAAGGAATATCCCATCTGGGGGGTGCAGTTTCATCCCGAAAGCATTCTCACCGAGGAGGGCCGCCGGCTGGTGGGCAATTTTTTGAAGCTGGGCTGA
- a CDS encoding tyrosine recombinase, whose translation MQALVEDFLMHLRLERGMAEHTQRTYAALLGAFVNWAEKEGLGDWRQVKLPDLMRYLEHERSRPLHTEPKDSPRRLAPESVYLAIAALRAFYRWAEQEKHLPANITESLSLPRRWQRLPKALSDAEIERLLKAPAEPASPRALCDHAILELAYACGLRRAELCALRLEQLHLEAGFINVIGKGNKERVVPVGEMAIAALQNYLHRGRPELVTPKSPGQVFLTQRGTAFSPITLWWRIRQCVRRAGIQRRITPHMLRHSFATHLLEHGADLRVIQELLGHAHIATTEVYTHVAASKLREIHRRFHPRA comes from the coding sequence ATGCAAGCGCTGGTTGAAGATTTTCTCATGCACCTGCGCTTGGAGCGCGGCATGGCCGAGCATACCCAGCGCACCTATGCCGCACTCCTGGGCGCTTTCGTCAACTGGGCCGAAAAGGAGGGCCTGGGTGACTGGCGTCAGGTCAAGCTGCCCGACTTGATGCGTTATCTGGAGCACGAGCGCTCCCGGCCCCTCCATACCGAACCCAAAGACTCGCCGCGCCGGCTGGCGCCGGAAAGTGTGTACCTGGCCATTGCCGCCCTGCGCGCCTTTTATCGCTGGGCCGAGCAGGAAAAACACCTGCCCGCCAACATCACTGAATCCCTGTCGCTGCCCCGCCGCTGGCAACGGCTGCCCAAGGCCTTGTCGGATGCGGAAATTGAGCGTCTGCTGAAAGCGCCGGCGGAGCCGGCCAGTCCCCGCGCCCTGTGTGACCACGCCATTCTGGAACTGGCCTATGCCTGCGGCCTGCGTCGCGCCGAATTATGCGCCCTCCGCCTCGAGCAGCTCCATTTGGAGGCCGGTTTTATCAACGTCATCGGCAAGGGCAACAAAGAGCGGGTGGTGCCAGTAGGCGAGATGGCCATCGCTGCCCTGCAAAACTACCTCCACCGCGGGCGCCCGGAGCTGGTCACCCCCAAATCCCCCGGCCAGGTGTTTCTGACCCAGCGCGGGACCGCCTTTTCCCCCATCACCCTGTGGTGGCGCATCCGGCAATGCGTGCGCCGGGCGGGCATTCAGCGGCGCATCACGCCCCACATGCTGCGCCACAGTTTTGCCACTCACCTGCTGGAACATGGCGCGGATTTGCGTGTCATTCAGGAATTATTGGGCCACGCCCACATCGCCACCACCGAGGTTTATACGCACGTCGCCGCCAGCAAACTGCGGGAGATTCACCGCCGCTTCCACCCGCGCGCCTGA
- a CDS encoding phosphoribosylaminoimidazolesuccinocarboxamide synthase yields MAIQPLLTIDLPGVKKLKSGKVREVFDLGEHLLFVATDRISAFDVIMPNGIPRKGEVLTQLSHFWFDQTESLVPNHRVLRAGDPLPTSLAAYAPQLERRSMIVKKAKPLAIECVVRGYLAGSGWKEYKASRTVCGIPLPAGLQESSELPEPIFTPATKAETGHDENISFEQAAQIVGREIAEKVRDLSLKIYTHARAYARQRGIIIADTKFEFGLYEGQLILIDEVLTPDSSRFWPADQYQPGRGQPSFDKQFVRDYLETLDWDKTPPGPMLPPEVVEKTQAKYLEAYRRLTGREL; encoded by the coding sequence ATGGCTATTCAACCATTGCTGACCATTGACCTGCCCGGTGTCAAAAAACTGAAAAGCGGCAAAGTACGCGAGGTGTTTGACCTGGGTGAACACCTGCTTTTCGTGGCCACCGACCGCATCTCCGCCTTCGATGTCATCATGCCCAACGGCATCCCCCGCAAGGGCGAAGTACTCACCCAATTGTCGCATTTCTGGTTTGACCAGACCGAGTCGCTGGTGCCCAACCACCGGGTGTTGCGCGCGGGCGACCCGCTGCCGACCTCGCTGGCCGCTTATGCGCCCCAGTTGGAGCGGCGCAGCATGATTGTCAAAAAGGCCAAACCGCTGGCCATTGAATGCGTCGTGCGCGGCTATCTGGCCGGCTCCGGCTGGAAGGAGTACAAGGCTTCGCGCACCGTCTGCGGCATCCCTCTCCCGGCGGGACTGCAGGAATCAAGCGAGCTGCCCGAACCGATTTTCACCCCCGCCACCAAGGCCGAAACCGGCCATGACGAAAACATTTCTTTCGAGCAGGCCGCTCAAATCGTGGGCCGTGAAATCGCTGAAAAAGTACGGGACCTGAGCCTGAAGATTTACACCCACGCCCGCGCCTACGCCCGCCAGCGGGGCATCATTATTGCCGACACCAAGTTTGAGTTTGGCCTGTACGAAGGCCAGCTAATCTTGATTGATGAAGTGCTCACCCCGGATTCCTCCCGCTTCTGGCCGGCGGACCAGTATCAACCGGGCCGCGGCCAGCCCAGCTTTGACAAGCAATTCGTCCGGGACTACCTCGAAACCCTCGACTGGGACAAAACCCCGCCCGGCCCCATGTTGCCGCCCGAGGTGGTCGAGAAAACCCAGGCCAAATACCTGGAAGCCTACCGCCGCCTGACGGGCCGCGAGCTCTAA